The genomic DNA AATATGTATTATGTTGTAATTCCATGTTATAATTATAAGAAGATCTCCACCATATAAATATCACCCCTTGCCTGTTCAGCCAGTAACTCGACTGTTTATGGAGATGGACTACTTCCACCTTTCAGCAGACGCCTGGATCTGAAATACTTCTTTGATGACACATTAACAGCTGGATCCATGAATTTTACTGGGATTAACAAAACCGATCCCTGTCTGATCTTTTCCTGTCCAGAGAGATCTGTATCTACTGCAGTGTATGTGTTGTTGTATGCATCTGCAGCTGCTGTAGTCctgttaacagtgtgtggaaacctgctcatcatcatctctgtctgtcacttcaagcagctACACACTCCGACTAAcatgctcatcctctctctggctgtgtctgACTTTCTGGTTGGACTTCTGGTGATTCCAATAGCAATAATATGGATGATTGAATCCTGCTGGATTTTCAATGCAGTTTCCTGTTTGTGTTACATATATATCTCCTATTTTCTCACAGCCACATCAATATTTAACATTGCACTGATAGCAGTTGATCGATATGTTGCTCTCTCTAACCCGTTTTTCTACACTAAATCAGTCTCTGTGAACACAATGTGTTTAGCTGTTGTATCTAACTGGGTGTTGTTGCTGTTATACCACTCAGCACTTCTGTACTTCAATGGACACTACACCAACCTAGTCCTGTGTCCTGGAAACTGCTTTTTGGTGTTAGATAAAGTCTGGTACTTAATTGAGCTTGTGCTAAAATTTGCTTTGTCTTTCACAGTTATAATGATATTGTATACCTTAGTATTCATTATTGCGAGGAAACATGCCAGTGCTATCAGAGACCTACGGGTTAACACTAGAAAACACACATCCAAACACCAAATTGACATTAAGAAATCAGAGAGAAAAGCCGCAAGAGTACTTGGAatattagtgtttgtgtttttggctTGTGTATTGCCTATTACTCTTTATACTGCATTAAGTAGCGTTATACAGTTTGAAATTGGGACTTTTCAAATTTTAGTGATGTTGGTTTATCTAAATTCTACCATTAATCCAGTAATTTATGCTTTGTTTTATCCATGGTTTAGGAGGTGTGTTAAACTGACTTTAACACTTCAGATATTCAACAGTAGTTCTTCATTAATACATGTTTTATAATTCATAAAACTGCACTGACCACAGTGACAACTGAATATATTCTTATACTGTAAACATGCCTACTGCAATCCACAATTATGTCACATGTCTGAACGTAGATTTTCTACTTTATGACCTACAAATGGTTCAAGTAGAAGACAAGTTGttaatatgtttgttttttgttttactatgtaattatgttttatttctgtaagCTGGTATCtgatgcatacacacacatattaatagTAAATGATACTGTAGAATAAATACAGCCTTCTCTGTTTTGATGTCAGTGTCTGTCGGGACACTTGTctgacatttatatttatgtgtatgtatttattcaaaCTGATTTGAACCTTTAGAGttaacacacacagtccagcaTAGTTGAGTCAATATTGACAAAAGTACTGAATGAATTGGAGctgaggttcttttgttatttcaGGTCTTCTGTGCTGGACACAAAACAATAAACCGTCACTGTCCAGTTACTTATACATTGTagtttacattttcacacaatctttcattcattgtttgtaactacttatctagttcagggtcacagtgggtccagagcccatccGGACTCACTGGGAGTAACGCAGGATGGGTGTAAGGCACGAATACACCAATccattgcagggcaacacacactcacacctatggacaactTAGCAAGGTCAATCAACGtaccaatgtatttttggactgtgggtggaaaccagagcTTATGTCTCATAAGTCTACAACGTATTGATGAAAAAGAACAATTAAGTAGAATTCAAAGAATTATGAAAATCTAAATAACATACATAAATATCTATTTATGCCTTAATCCAAGACAATCTGTACAAGCCCATTAAGCAGACATTTTTCCTGAACTCAAAACATTTATTAAGTTTGCCAGTAATTATGGAGCTTAATGAATCAGTAATGGTTGTAGTGTACTGGGATTCTAGATTGCATCAGATCATTTGgggtttatgttttgtatttccAAATAGCACAACAACATACACTTGAATCTAATAAAAGTGGGCGTGTCTCTACACCAAATGAAAATTGAAGCTGCTGCTCAAATCATACAACCAGTCATGAATCTGGACACTGCCCTTGTGTCACTGGCACAATCACAATGTAATATTTGATGACATATTaaaaaactggaaaaaatgAATTTTACTGGGTTTAATCAAACTGAGGAATGCCTCCCTTACATCTGTCCAGAGAGATCTGTATCTACTGCAGTGTATGCATTGTTGTATATATCTGTAGCTGCTGTAGTTctgttaacagtgtgtggaaacctgctcatcatcatctctgtctgtcatttcaagcagctccacactccgactaacatgctcatcctctctctggctgtgtcaGACTTTCTGGTCGGACTTCTGGTGATTCCAATAGTAATAACATGGATGATTGAAACATGTTGGATTTTCAGTAGCTTTTTCTGCATATATTTATGCATATATATGGCTCCAAGCCGTGCGCCAGCGCCTGAGGCAGATGCGGGGGGTCACTCAGGAGGCCGCTGGCAgtgggaggagaagcaggagagcaGAGCACCGATCCGGAGTGGGTAAGACCACAGAGCATATAACAGTCGAAGCGGTTGCAGGCGCGACAATGGCTGTATGTAACTTCAGATACCGAGAAGTCCCATAGCAAGTTTTAAAAGAGCAGGCTTGCTGGGTTTGATAATGGCCAAACACgtctccgaatatggggatcagcaggaatggcCCAGCGCGTAGGAGCGAGCTGGtgtagtgaagcagtcgagtcaagatccgtctcctgaactaaataaaGCGTGTTTGTCTGACGCGTAAATGACCTGAACTTGCGgagtatatatagggctgagaggaggagtttgggtgtggtcctactcccaaaattatgttattacataacttcaattctTGCAATTACAATATATGGTAACTGTAGTTATTCATTTATCAGAGTACTATCACATCAgcgtgtttctggattaaataAAGCACAGAACCCTTATGCTGCCACTGTGGCCCTGAAGACACTTCTATTTATTCCATCCACAAAACTGTGTGAGCCAAGATTATGATTCAATTGTTGAATATGTTAGtaattgttaatattattttggGTTATTAtgactgtgtgttgtgtggtatTACAAATGGTGAACCTTAATTTCCAGCAGGTTGACTAGGCTGAGTAAGCAATAAGGCCAAAGCCATAGTTTACATTCTATATTTAACTTAAACTGGAAACAAAAAATTGTAATGAGTCTAGGGCTGCTGTAGTTctgttaacagtgtgtggaaacctgctcatcatcatctctgtctgtcacttcaagcagctACACACTCCGACTAAcatgctcatcctctctctggctgtgtctgACTTTCTGGTTGGACTTCTGGTGATTCCGATAGCAATAATATGGATGATTGAATCCTGCTGGATTTTCAAtgctgtttcctgtttgtgttaCATATATATCTCCTATTTTCTCACAGCCACTTCGATATTTAATGTTGCACTGATAGCAGTCGATCGATATGTTGCTCTCTCTAACCCGTTTCTCTACACTAAATCAGTCTCTGTGAACACAGTGTGTTTAGCTGTTGTATCTAACTGGGTGTTGTTGCTGTTATACCACTCAGCACTTCTGTAGTTCTTCATTAATACATGTTTTATAATTCATAAAACTGCACTGACCACAGTGACAACTGAATATATTCTTATACTGTAAACATGCCTACTGCAATCCACAATTATGTcacatgtctgaaagtagattTTCTACTTTATGACCTACAAATGGTTCAAGTAGAAGACAAGTTGttaatatgtttgttttttgttttactatgtaattatgttttatttctgtaagCTGGTATCtgatgcatgcacacacatattAATAGTAAATCATACTGTAGAATAAATACAGCCTTCTCTGTTTTGATGTCAGTGTCTGTCGGGACACTTGTctgacatttatatttatgtgtatgtatttattcaaaCTGATTTGAACCTTTAGAGttaacacacacagtccagcaTAGTTGAGTCAATACTGACAAAAGTACTGAATGAATTGGAGctgaggttcttttgttattccaGGTCTTCTGTGCTGGACACAAAACAATAAACCGTCACTGTCCAGTTACTTATACATTGTagtttacattttcacacaatctttcattcattgtttgttactacttatctagttcagggtcacagtgggtccagagcccaacCGGACTCACTGGGAGTAACGCAGGATGGGTGTAAGGCACAAATACatcagtccattgcagggcaacacacactcacacctatggacaactTAGCAAGGTCAATCAACCTACCGatgtaaccctaaccctaacaatgtatttttggactgtaggtGGAAACCAGAGCTTATGAGAAACCTCTCTCATAGGTCTACAGCTTATTGATGAAAAAGAACAATTAAGTAGAATTCAAAGAATTATGAAAATCTAAATAACATACATAAATATCTATTTATGCCTTAATCCAAGAGAATCTGTACAAGCCCATTAAGCAGACATTTTTCCTGAACTCAAAAACATTTATCAAGTTTGCCAGCAATTATGGAGCTTAATGAATCAGTAATGATTGTAGTGTACTGGGATTCTAGATTGCATCAGATCATTTGgggtttatgttttgtattttcaaaGTAGCACAACAACATACACTTGAATCTAATAAAAGTGGGCGTGTCTCTACACCAAATAAAAATTGAAGCTGCTGCTCAATTCATACAATGAGTCATGAATCTGGACACTGCCCTTGTGTCACTGGCACAATCACAATGTAATATTTGATGACTTATTACAAATCTAGAAAAATGAATTTTAATGGGTTTAATCAAACTGAGGAATGCCTCCCTTACATCTGTCCAGAGAGATCTGTATCTACTGCAGTGTATGTGTTGTTGTATGTATCTGCAGCTGCTGTAGTTCTGTTAACAGTATGTGGAAACCTGCTCATCAtcatctctgtctgtcacttcaagcagctccacactccaactaac from Hoplias malabaricus isolate fHopMal1 chromosome 7, fHopMal1.hap1, whole genome shotgun sequence includes the following:
- the LOC136702638 gene encoding trace amine-associated receptor 13c-like; protein product: MNFTGINKTDPCLIFSCPERSVSTAVYVLLYASAAAVVLLTVCGNLLIIISVCHFKQLHTPTNMLILSLAVSDFLVGLLVIPIAIIWMIESCWIFNAVSCLCYIYISYFLTATSIFNIALIAVDRYVALSNPFFYTKSVSVNTMCLAVVSNWVLLLLYHSALLYFNGHYTNLVLCPGNCFLVLDKVWYLIELVLKFALSFTVIMILYTLVFIIARKHASAIRDLRVNTRKHTSKHQIDIKKSERKAARVLGILVFVFLACVLPITLYTALSSVIQFEIGTFQILVMLVYLNSTINPVIYALFYPWFRRCVKLTLTLQIFNSSSSLIHVL